Proteins from one Thalassophryne amazonica chromosome 20, fThaAma1.1, whole genome shotgun sequence genomic window:
- the fabp3 gene encoding fatty acid-binding protein, heart has product MVEPFLGKWELKSSTNFEDYMKALGVGLPLRKMGLFAKPSTIISLDGDVVKVRTESTFKNTEITFKLGEEFDEKTADDRHVKSTVEIDDGKLVHVQKWDGKETSLVREVNGNKLTLTLTIGEVKCTREYEKAQ; this is encoded by the exons ATGGTCGAGCCATTCCTCGGAAAATGGGAACTCAAGTCGTCCACCAACTTTGAAGACTACATGAAGGCATTGG GTGTGGGCCTCCCCCTGCGAAAGATGGGTCTTTTCGCCAAGCCCAGCACCATCATCTCACTGGATGGTGACGTGGTGAAAGTGAGGACGGAAAGCACATTTAAGAACACAGAGATCACTTTCAAATTGGGAGAAGAGTTTGATGAGAAAACTGCAGATGACAGACATGTCAAG TCCACAGTGGAAATTGATGATGGAAAGCTGGTGCATGTACAGAAGTGGGATGGCAAGGAGACGAGTCTGGTCAGGGAAGTCAATGGAAACAAGCTTACACTG ACACTCACAATTGGAGAAGTTAAGTGCACTCGAGAGTATGAGAAGGCTCAGTAA